atgaatgtccAAAGCTGAAGCAAAGAAAACCTCCCTACAACAAATCCATGATGGCTACATGGGACGATCTAGAAGAATtaccagaagaagaagaagcaaatgtcTGCCTAATGACCAGAACCAACTTTGATGAGGTAAATCTTGAACCTTGTTCATCATGCATGAAAACTGAACAACTATTTGATAATCTCTTGTATGATTCACAAATTACTGCTCAAAAGTATGATCAACTTAAAAATGAACTCACTGAAATTATTAAAGAAAGAGATGAGTATAAATTTGAACTTACTAAAGTCatcaaagaaaaagatgagtatgaaactaaaaataaaacctTAAAAGACACTTTAAAAAGAGTTCAAAATGATCTAGATAAAGTAGCTAAGTTAAGTAAAGAAGAAATTATTGTTCAACAAGAAAACTTAGGACTAAAACAGAATATTTCACTTTTAGAAAAAGACATAGCCAAATATGTAAAAGCAACTGAAACCTTTGAAAACATCCTAGGTGTTCAACAAAGAGTAATTGATAAAAATGGAATAGGCTTCAAAACTCATCAAACAATTTATGATAAAGTTTTCTTACCTAAAAaagatcaaaaagtaaaaaaactgTTTTGTTCCTTCTGTCATAAACATGGACATATAAGATACTTCTGTTTTAAGAAAAGATCAAAAAATTCTGTGAGAGATCATTCTCCAGATAATCTCCAAAACTGGTCTCAAAGGAATGCATACACAAAACCATCTCATAAGAGAATACATTTTAAAAACACTAACCAACAAGGACCCAAATCCATATGGGTACCAAAAGTCTTACTAAACTCAAATACAGGAATGTATGCTAGCAGTCAAGAAAAAGCcatggtacttggacagtggcTGCTCGAGGCACATGACTGGAGACAGACACAGCTTCCTTTCCCTTGAAGAAAAGGAAGGAGGAACTGTTACCTTTGGAAATAATGAAAAAGCTAGTATCAAAGGTAAAGGTATAATAGGTAAAATTAATTCTGCTAAATTAGAAAATGTTCATTATGTAGAGGGTCTAGAACATAACTTaataagtattagtcaactatgtGATAATGGTcttgaagttatttttaaaactcATACATGCGAAATTAAACAAATATCTTCTGGAAAAACTCTTTTTAATGGATCAAGAAAAAAGAATGTATATGTCATATATCTAGATGAACACAAacctaatcatgtttttaaacttACCAAAGCTTTATATGGACTTAAACAAGCcccaagagcatggtatgatAGATTAAGctcatttttaattgaaaatggtttttctagaggaaaaattgatacaacactttttagaaaaacaaatgaaaatgatttattaattgtgcaagtatatgttgatgatattatatttggtgctACTAACGAAAAAATGTGCGAGGATTTTTCAAACcttatgcaaagtgaatttgaaatgagcatgatgggagaactcAGTTTCTTTCTTGGCTTGCAAATCAAGCAACAAGATGATGGAATCTTTattagtcaagaaaaatatatcaaagatctTCTCAAGAAGTACAACATGAATGAAGCAAAGATCATGACTACtccaatgcatccatcaacaaatttagacaaagatgaaagtggtaaaactgtgtctgaaaaagaatatagaggaatgattggatcacttctatatttaactgcaagtagaccagacattgtaTTCTCAGTTGGTCTTTGTGCAAGATTTCAAACATCTCCAAGGGAATCTCACCTTACAGCAGTcaaaaggatttttagatatttgGTGGGAACACCAGATGTTGGTCTATGGTACAAAAAGGGATCTCATTTTGACCTAAAAGCctattgtgatgctgact
This portion of the Trifolium pratense cultivar HEN17-A07 linkage group LG3, ARS_RC_1.1, whole genome shotgun sequence genome encodes:
- the LOC123914780 gene encoding uncharacterized protein LOC123914780; amino-acid sequence: MECKNAKEMWTTLQTHHEGTSHIKETRIDIGVRKFELFEMSNSETIDQMYGRFTVIINELNSLGKKYTTHERIRKLLRCLPEEWRHIVTAITVAKDLKTMDLEDFIGSLKAHEAILQEKKPANNKMIALESQVKENLKREMTCDEENPLQQDDEEEMAFLSRRIQRLMMRRNQIKNSFPPRRNETDLSQVKCYGCNQTGHYKNECPKLKQRKPPYNKSMMATWDDLEELPEEEEANVCLMTRTNFDEVNLEPCSSCMKTEQLFDNLLYDSQITAQKYDQLKNELTEIIKERDEYKFELTKVIKEKDEYETKNKTLKDTLKRVQNDLDKVAKLSKEEIIVQQENLGLKQNISLLEKDIAKYVKATETFENILGVQQRVIDKNGIGFKTHQTIYDKVFLPKKDQKVKKLFCSFCHKHGHIRYFCFKKRSKNSVRDHSPDNLQNWSQRNAYTKPSHKRIHFKNTNQQGPKSIWVPKVLLNSNTGMYASSQEKAMVLGQWLLEAHDWRQTQLPFP